In one Polynucleobacter sp. JS-JIR-5-A7 genomic region, the following are encoded:
- a CDS encoding serine hydrolase: MFKVLEGIFGMHLNRFWLFVLALIFGYGALGVAPAIAASKDKEKQTQAQTKTTKVVVKSPKRPKTVRVTVTRSTAPAVAGPPSLATALGLRGQHDDLSLKSSVAMVVNQDTKEVYFEKNPTVSLPIASITKLMTAMVVLDSKLPLDETLVINADDVHIYRTSRLAAGTVLTRQEALLLALMSSENRAAYTLGRNYPGGITAFVDAMNRKSRELGMEHSYFADPTGLLSENVATAEDLTRMLNAAYQYKLIREYSTWPDLTMVIAKRPQKFLNTNRLVRSGDMDIGLQKTGFINAAGKCLVMQARVNNTPLLLVFLDSVGTQSRFADAVRVRDWYERMPSGTQPIRRLM, encoded by the coding sequence ATGTTTAAAGTTTTGGAAGGTATTTTTGGGATGCATTTAAATCGTTTTTGGCTCTTTGTCTTAGCCTTGATTTTCGGTTATGGGGCACTTGGTGTTGCGCCAGCTATTGCCGCCAGTAAAGACAAAGAAAAGCAAACTCAAGCCCAAACCAAAACTACTAAAGTAGTGGTGAAGTCTCCTAAGAGGCCTAAGACTGTTCGCGTTACTGTGACGCGTTCTACTGCACCAGCAGTTGCTGGACCCCCATCACTGGCTACTGCGCTAGGTTTGCGTGGTCAGCATGATGATCTCAGCCTGAAGTCCAGCGTAGCTATGGTAGTCAATCAAGATACCAAAGAGGTTTACTTCGAAAAGAATCCTACCGTGAGCTTGCCAATTGCATCCATCACGAAGTTGATGACCGCCATGGTGGTACTCGACTCCAAGTTACCTCTTGATGAAACCCTGGTGATTAATGCAGATGATGTGCATATCTATCGCACTTCACGTCTAGCTGCAGGCACCGTTCTGACGCGTCAAGAAGCCTTGTTGTTAGCGTTGATGTCCTCTGAAAACCGCGCTGCCTATACCTTGGGTAGAAATTACCCAGGCGGTATCACAGCCTTTGTGGATGCCATGAATCGGAAGTCTAGAGAACTGGGTATGGAGCATTCTTATTTTGCCGATCCCACAGGCTTACTTAGTGAGAACGTGGCGACTGCTGAAGATTTAACTCGCATGCTCAATGCAGCATATCAATATAAGTTAATTCGTGAATATTCCACTTGGCCAGATTTAACGATGGTGATCGCAAAGCGCCCCCAAAAGTTCTTAAATACGAATCGACTAGTGCGTTCTGGCGACATGGATATTGGTTTGCAAAAAACAGGTTTCATTAATGCCGCTGGAAAATGTTTAGTGATGCAAGCGCGTGTGAACAACACCCCGCTATTATTGGTGTTCCTGGATTCTGTAGGAACACAATCCCGTTTTGCTGATGCAGTGCGTGTGCGTGACTGGTATGAGCGCATGCCTTCTGGCACGCAACCCATTCGTCGCTTAATGTAA
- a CDS encoding DMT family transporter translates to MKLGIDNVIAPIFVLIWSTGFVIARLAMPYVEPATFLFWRFVGVIAAMTALSLLWRISWPSRSQIKHIAIAGILLQFGYLLGVWFAVRLGMTAGLAAIIVGLQPILTAWFAAWISETVTPRQWIGLCFGFAGVALVVAEKIGFAHIPLASYLLAFTALLSITFGTLYQKKYCPVFDLRAGSSIQFGVSAVLCFFCMYFFETGVMVWNASVVAALLWAIFPLSIGSISLLFMMIRKGAATKVTSLLYLTPPTTALMAWLLFDEPFTLLMALGLCLTMTGVVLVNQRQANTVATIAE, encoded by the coding sequence TTGCACGTTTGGCTATGCCTTATGTAGAGCCTGCCACCTTCCTATTTTGGCGCTTTGTGGGTGTGATTGCCGCAATGACTGCTTTGAGCCTTCTGTGGCGCATCTCTTGGCCTAGCCGGTCGCAAATCAAGCATATCGCTATCGCAGGAATACTTTTACAGTTTGGCTATCTATTAGGAGTCTGGTTTGCAGTCCGCCTTGGAATGACTGCAGGTTTGGCGGCAATCATCGTTGGTCTGCAACCGATTTTGACCGCCTGGTTTGCTGCTTGGATTTCAGAGACAGTGACGCCACGTCAATGGATTGGCCTCTGCTTTGGTTTTGCAGGCGTTGCCTTAGTCGTGGCTGAAAAGATTGGCTTTGCCCATATCCCTTTGGCTAGCTATCTGCTGGCGTTTACAGCATTACTCTCGATCACCTTTGGAACTCTTTATCAGAAAAAATACTGCCCAGTATTTGATCTTCGCGCTGGATCTTCTATTCAGTTTGGTGTTTCAGCTGTGCTGTGTTTCTTTTGCATGTATTTCTTTGAAACAGGCGTCATGGTTTGGAATGCCTCTGTAGTGGCTGCTTTGTTATGGGCTATCTTTCCTTTATCGATTGGCTCCATTAGCTTGTTATTCATGATGATCCGTAAAGGGGCGGCAACCAAAGTCACGAGTTTGCTCTATCTAACCCCCCCGACAACTGCATTGATGGCGTGGCTCTTGTTTGATGAGCCATTCACACTCCTGATGGCTCTGGGCCTCTGTTTGACAATGACTGGCGTAGTGCTGGTGAATCAGCGTCAGGCGAACACGGTAGCGACTATTGCAGAGTAG